A single genomic interval of Megalobrama amblycephala isolate DHTTF-2021 linkage group LG17, ASM1881202v1, whole genome shotgun sequence harbors:
- the LOC125251511 gene encoding uncharacterized protein LOC125251511, producing the protein MYSVEDLLISHGYKLPRSGPASSSSSAPYDNRNNECRRDNVENRPAGGGGGGGGGGGTLNGFGTTEGGAEAGTGVYRPAPVKAYPENNNNINEGHERIQRRLEVPVAFLGDLQPLGDSLATDSGFYDAPSLTFSEHADERDISFWRRRGQDFSALLDYADPRELRVSGGLWRGPVLAVEELRAERPLARWEEGPWIREPIDSGPETLRVTGERKCQSLGTEEWRPAVGLGRQLSDGEAEHWSQEQQHRLRPAEGIVSATVRAKSQSLPRVLSPEDPHYGDLPQTGAPNQPPIQRSNSSAPYGRYHSEWQAGERWSGQTQSHAPSAVVPKPRFSRPVKPPSYETHQQNRGSWETLSSEPVSKPRDRSVCFSQSFEPLRDRSGCYSQSAEPLRDRSICFSQSAEPIRDRLVSHSQSAEPLRDRFVSHSQSAELLRDRFFSHSHSADLLRDRSLCYSQSSELLRDRSICYSQSAELLRPEAYRADLFYHELTGMEPPGYIPPPSYRRFLPPRSGQNYRADSALVRWKREPVSAEMGQWFSRTSGLSWSERREDRSMAVVPRRPVHPGPVVPSRPGLVQYVPFDDPRIRHVSGGPCGNSLTDADKIRHVNKELPCAATLGQSTHDSAFLPSQGLSLSTDTNKPALTEQENTNRWHKGMNKGSETVASDQSCAKYPIAFQPRPLQPIIKTDRSTDQQIRADRVTDQVKVERVTEPVKVERGAEQTRTDQIKVTEQVKTDRVTDLIKLDKPTDQVKPDRFTDKQIKVERLTDQIQVDRTPDQVKADRYTDKQIKPEVKAEKIPEKPIKADRISDKQSKAERLLEKHLKIDRILEKQLKADKMLEKQCKSDKFTDKLIKADKQAKGDSNTDQTKAEKITDKSGKADKSMDKGSSESVSTVKTEPVQEPEKKSVKKKLSETIFCLVSVPLSQSSAKSRDQNNNEEKEPDSPPIPPPPPPSSSSENSNTLGSLPNQSLKSTSTTSTDLELQALTLGSGTSSIATRRAHRRRNSRSRIIKPNPHDELRRYSGAWPGDQYRDQETQTSPEPTKSNANPGPANTEAQDAPAAPEVTATAETTSVAPGAAPGALGALTAPSVPSVPPVPPTPAAPPTSGGPDSSTPYGYPMKGQKSLKPSSNSAFSRTGTFSKSTGSHRPPLHPPPHPPPPPPTQPPSQPPPPPPTQPPAQSPPSDLTEEAKSASGPNPEAFGQFLLKPVSRRPWDAIEELETINKEAQDQASKRPSVDQCIEDLNEAYKDILELSTASNNLPNRSSMQIPDRIKSRLSSDSIGIPATTLRPSLVPGSDPEYREVKSAFSRPSTGKSVSFSKQLREEICPAPPPPEPGFRDYKTVMSQITQRKACRSVKLDIPAPKETQRDDDLTAQTSSTSSMAAEVPWADRQPMQDASTLTSPPDYEHICQTLQMARESGAVSRASVKSKPGSAMSIETPQHVPIPSRPPVDSEQPCCSSALEVRQEPVSLFREERSSGFRRVTSHNNRFLNNRGVLCSLATGKPVGDKAGLEANPEVPADWQMQLSLAEKHIATLITGEGSAVDLDESNKDKGDTDITGIESAENEVNNILATEMKDDPANTEQNHSEVKETETEQTETPKSQQPEVTEKVTEEDTSREKTETEQEKCELKDPVTEETEQKNDTASEAKKEPNVILRANKAAMWTHSGLDSELRPEFPPDHLPLSVLPYPNRRLSLGLDWERAGWEGESLGQGGFWSRERRSLDAERWGIGGERWGLDNDRQEGGGEKRGLGGWRGCGIDGQGTDDSDWELDKNTQDTGDKEADSDTKQKTLKHEQGLGEDQSSLASSTDKVEHTQVAAGEGIDKGQSQGPDEGQVSSVDRRSRGLSQRIEALFTAPPGHGSEERLARMREVDTVSRMRRLSLRSSDSWDGLQGVGRWGDCGREEECPLPDSQDSSNITKLEDKEGSTLPAVTSEPKETKDQATLKESQEPSQVERS; encoded by the exons GTTTTATGATGCTCCCAGCCTGACATTCTCTGAACATGCAGATGAGCGAGATATTTCGTTCTGGAGAAGGAGGGGACAGGACTTCAGTGCTCTATTGGACTATGCTGATCCCAGGGAGCTCAGAGTTTCTGGAGGATTATGGCGAGGTCCAGTGTTAGCTGTTGAGGAGTTGAGAGCTGAGAGGCCACTGGCACGCTGGGAGGAAGGCCCATGGATACGAGAACCAATAGACTCAGGCCCAGAGACTTTACGTGTGactggagagagaaaatgccAGAGCCTGGGCACAGAGGAGTGGCGCCCTGCAGTGGGCTTGGGCCGGCAACTGTCAGATGGGGAGGCTGAACATTGGTCTCAGGAGCAGCAACACCGCCTGCGACCAGCAGAGGGCATTGTGTCTGCCACAGTGCGAGCTAAATCCCAGTCTCTCCCTAGAGTCCTTTCCCCTGAGGATCCTCACTATGGAGATCTGCCTCAAACTGGTGCCCCAAATCAGCCCCCTATACAAAGAAGCAACAGCTCTGCTCCATACGGTCGATACCACAGTGAATGGCAAGCAGGGGAGAGGTGGAGTGGTCAGACACAAAGTCATGCTCCTTCTGCAGTTGTACCAAAGCCACGGTTCAGCCGCCCCGTTAAGCCCCCATCTTATGAGACTCACCAGCAAAACAGGGGGAGCTGGGAAACGTTGTCCTCTGAACCTGTGTCCAAACCCAGAGACCGCTCAGTGTGCTTCTCTCAGAGTTTTGAACCACTCAGAGACCGGTCTGGTTGTTATTCTCAGAGTGCAGAGCCTTTAAGAGATCGGTCCATTTGCTTTTCACAGAGTGCAGAGCCAATTCGAGACCGCTTGGTGAGTCACTCTCAAAGTGCTGAACCACTAAGAGACAGATTTGTCAGTCATTCTCAGAGTGCAGAACTACTGCGCGACCGTTTTTTCAGCCACTCGCATAGTGCCGATCTGTTAAGGGACCGATCCCTTTGTTACTCTCAGAGCTCAGAACTGCTACGAGACCGGTCCATTTGTTACTCCCAAAGTGCAGAGCTCCTGAGACCAGAAGCATATAGGGCAGATCTGTTTTACCATGAACTGACTGGCATGGAGCCCCCTGGTTACATCCCACCTCCCTCCTACAGGAGATTCCTGCCACCCAGGAGTGGACAGAACTACAGAGCAGATTCCGCTCTTGTCCGATGGAAACGCGAGCCTGTGAGTGCAGAGATGGGTCAGTGGTTTTCCAGGACTTCAGGATTGTCGTGGTCAGAACGGCGTGAAGACAGGAGCATGGCAGTAGTTCCGAGAAGGCCTGTGCATCCAGGGCCTGTCGTACCTAGCCGTCCAGGACTCGTGCAGTATGTCCCATTTGATGACCCGCGCATCAGGCATGTCTCAGGGGGGCCCTGTGGAAACTCGCTCACAGACGCGGACAAGATCCGACACGTCAACAAAGAGCTTCCCTGCGCTGCAACTTTAGGACAATCCACACATGATAGTGCCTTTCTCCCTTCACAGGGACTGAGTCTTAGCACGGACACTAACAAACCGGCTCTCACTGAACAGGAGAATACTAACCGCTGGCACAAGGGGATGAACAAGGGCAGTGAAACTGTAGCATCTGACCAGAGCTGTGCCAAGTACCCCATTGCGTTTCAGCCCAGACCCCTGCAACCAATCATTAAAACAGACAGAAGTACAGACCAGCAAATTAGAGCTGACAGAGTCACTGACCAAGTCAAGGTTGAGAGAGTAACAGAGCCGGTCAAAGTGGAAAGAGGTGCTGAGCAGACAAGAACAGATCAAATCAAAGTAACAGAGCAAGTGAAAACAGATCGAGTTACAGACCTAATCAAATTAGATAAGCCTACAGATCAAGTAAAGCCAGACAGGTTTACAGACAAACAAATAAAGGTGGAAAGATTAACAGACCAGATACAGGTAGATAGGACCCCAGATCAGGTCAAGGCTGACAGATATACAGACAAACAAATTAAGCCTGAAGTCAAAGCAGAGAAAATCCCTGAAAAGCCCATAAAAGCAGATAGAATTTCGGACAAGCAAAGTAAAGCTGAAAGACTCTTGGAGAAGCACTTGAAGATTGATAGAATTTTAGAAAAACAACTTAAAGCAGATAAAATGTTAGAAAAACAGTGTAAATCTGATAAATTCACTGACAAGTTGATTAAGGCTGACAAGCAGGCAAAAGGAGACAGCAATACAGACCAGacaaaagctgagaaaatcactGACAAGTCTGGTAAGGCTGACAAATCCATGGATAAAGGTTCCTCAGAGAGTGTGTCAACTGTAAAGACGGAACCAGTCCAGGAACCCGAGAAAAAGAGCGTGAAAAAGAAACTTAGTGAGACTATATTCTGCCTCGTGTCTGTGCCACTTTCGCAGTCCAGTGCAAAATCTCGAGATCAAAACAACAACGAAGAGAAAGAACCAGACTCTCCTCCaattcctcctcctcctccaccaaGCTCCTCCAGCGAAAACAGCAACACCCTTGGCTCCCTGCCAAACCAAAGCCTCAAAAGCACATCCACCACCTCCACTGACTTGGAGCTACAAGCACTCACACTTGGCAGTGGGACCAGTAGCATAGCCACAAGGAGAGCTCATCGCAGAAGGAACTCACGCTCTAGGATCATTAAGCCAAATCCACATGATGAGCTTCGAAGGTACTCTGGGGCTTGGCCAGGGGACCAGTACCGTGACCAGGAGACCCAAACGAGCCCTGAGCCCACAAAGAGCAATGCAAATCCAGGTCCCGCCAATACAGAAGCACAAGATGCTCCTGCTGCCCCAGAGGTAACAGCTACTGCTGAGACTACATCAGTGGCTCCAGGGGCTGCCCCAGGGGCTCTTGGGGCTTTGACGGCTCCATCAGTTCCATCAGTGCCACCAGTTCCCCCGACTCCAGCAGCTCCACCAACTTCAGGAGGTCCTGACTCCAGCACCCCTTACGGGTATCCCATGAAGGGCCAGAAAAGTCTAAAACCATCCAGCAACAGTGCTTTTTCACGGACAGGTACCTTCTCCAAGAGCACAGGTTCTCACAGACCTCCATTACATCCCCCGCCACACCCTCCACCCCCACCTCCAACCCAACCTCCATCTCAACCTCCACCCCCGCCACCAACACAGCCCCCGGCTCAGTCCCCACCATCAGATCTGACTGAAGAGGCAAAGTCAGCCTCAGGGCCAAACCCTGAGGCCTTTGGCCAGTTCCTGCTGAAGCCAGTGAGCCGACGACCATGGGATGCCATTGAGGAGCTTGAGACCATCAATAAAGAGGCCCAAGACCAAGCAAGTAAACGCCCCAGTGTAGACCAGTGCATTGAGGATCTTAATGAGGCCTACAAAGATATCCTGGAGCTCAGCACTGCCAGCAATAACCTTCCCAACCGTTCCTCCATGCAAATCCCTGACCGCATCAAATCGAGGCTATCTTCAGATTCAATTGGAATTCCTGCAACCACTCTTCGGCCAAGCTTGGTGCCTGGAAGCGACCCAGAATACCGGGAGGTGAAAAGTGCCTTTTCCCGACCATCAACTGGGAAGAGTGTGAGCTTCAGCAAACAGCTAAGAGAGGAGATTTGTCCTGCTCCTCCCCCACCAGAACCAGGTTTCAGAGATTACAAAACAGTCATGTCCCAGATAACCCAACGCAAAGCCTGCAGATCAGTGAAGCTGGACATCCCAGCCCCCAAAGAGACCCAAAGAGATGACGATTTGACTGCACAAACCTCCTCCACCTCTTCCATGGCAGCCGAGGTCCCATGGGCTGACAGACAGCCCATGCAAGATGCCTCCACTCTAACCAGCCCCCCAGACTACGAGCACATCTGTCAAACTCTCCAAATGGCCCGAGAATCTGGGGCCGTTAGCCGAGCTTCTGTCAAATCCAAACCAGGAAGTGCAATGAGCATCGAAACCCCACAGCATGTGCCCATACCTAGTAGGCCTCCCGTAGATTCTGAACAGCCATGTTGTTCTTCAGCATTAGAAGTGAGACAGGAGCCAGTCTCATTATTCAGGGAGGAAAGAAGCTCAGGCTTTAGGAGGGTAACAAGCCACAATAACAGGTTCCTTAATAACAGGGGTGTGCTCTGTAGCCTCGCAACCGGAAAGCCGGTTGGTGACAAAGCAGGTTTAGAGGCCAACCCAGAGGTTCCTGCTGACTGGCAGATGCAGCTTTCATTAGCTGAAAAGCATATTGCTACTCTGATTACAGGAGAGGGTTCAGCAGTAGACCTTGATGAGTCAAACAAGGATAAAGGTGATACAGATATTACTGGCATTGAGTCAGCTGAGAATGAAGTGAACAACATTTTAGCCACTGAAATGAAAGACGATCCTGCCAATACTGAGCAGAATCATTCAGAAGTAAAAGAGACAGAAACAGAGCAAACGGAGACACCTAAAAGCCAACAACCTGAAGTGACAGAGAAAGTGACAGAAGAGGACACTTCTAGGGAAAAGACAGAAACAGAGCAGGAGAAATGTGAGCTGAAAGACCCTGTTACTGAAGAAACAGAGCAAAAGAACGATACAGCCTCAGAGGCAAAGAAAGAACCGAATGTGATCTTGAGGGCAAATAAGGCTGCAATGTGGactcattcaggtttggatTCAGAGCTACGTCCTGAATTTCCACCGGATCACCTTCCCCTTTCTGTGCTACCTTACCCTAATCGTAGATTGTCTCTAGGGTTAGATTGGGAGAGAGCTGGGTGGGAAGGGGAAAGTTTGGGCCAAGGTGGATTCTGGTCAAGAGAGAGACGGTCTCTTGATGCTGAAAGATGGGGTATTGGTGGGGAGAGGTGGGGTTTAGACAATGATAGACAGGAAGGAGGTGGTGAAAAACGGGGTCTGGGGGGTTGGCGTGGGTGTGGGATTGATGGGCAAGGCACAGATGATTCAGACTGGGAGTTAGATAAAAATACCCAAGACACTGGTGACAAAGAGGCAGATtctgacacaaaacaaaaaacacttaaGCATGAACAGGGTCTCGGTGAAGATCAGAGCAGTCTAGCCTCTAGCACTGACAAAGTGGAGCATACACAAGTTGCTGCTGGCGAAGGCATTGATAAGGGCCAGAGTCAAGGTCCAGATGAAGGTCAGGTTTCAAGTGTAGATAGACGGAGCCGTGGACTTTCCCAAAGAATAGAGGCTCTTTTTACAGCCCCACCCGGGCATGGCTCAGAGGAGAGACTTGCCCGCATGAGGGAGGTGGACACTGTCTCACGAATGAGACGCCTTAGCCTCCGTAGCTCAGACTCTTGGGATGGACTGCAGGGAGTGGGAAGGTGGGGAGATTGTGGAAGGGAGGAAGAATGCCCCCTTCCTGACTCGCAGGATTCTTCAAACATCACAAAATTAGAGGATAAAGAAGGCAGCACCCTCCCTGCAGTCACCAGTGAACCTAAAGAAACAAAAGATCAGGCAACCCTAAAAG AGTCACAGGAGCCCAGCCAGGTGGAGAGGTCGTAG